One genomic region from Mesorhizobium terrae encodes:
- the serS gene encoding serine--tRNA ligase: MLDIRWIRENPQALIDALVKRSWSSADAQSTVEDIVAKDEARRAHLGRLQEAQERRNTASKEIGKALGMKDAELAEKLKAEVAEIKSFIQGGEAEERRLDEALEGTLAVMPNIPLPDVPVGKDEHDNVEVRKVGTIATRPNWVKEHFEIGEALGLMDFERAAKLSGSRFTILQGQLARLERALGQFMLDLHTTEHGYTEVQPPLLVRDEVLFGTGQLPKFEEDLFFTPHGESRLGLIPTAEVSLTNLVREEIVAHDRLPLRLTALTPCFRSEAGSSGRDTRGMLRQHQFYKVELVSITDQEGSIAEHERMTQCAEEVLKRLGLPYRTVALCTGDMGFGARKTYDIEVWLPGQNAYREISSCSVCGDFQARRMNARYKDREGKGNLFVHTLNGSGVAVGRALIGVMENYQNEDGSVTIPEALKPYMGGLERIESK, from the coding sequence ATGCTTGATATCAGATGGATTCGCGAAAACCCGCAGGCCCTCATCGACGCGCTGGTGAAGCGCTCGTGGTCGTCGGCCGACGCGCAGTCCACTGTCGAGGACATCGTTGCCAAGGACGAGGCGCGCCGCGCCCATCTCGGCCGCCTGCAGGAAGCGCAGGAGCGCCGCAACACCGCCTCCAAGGAGATCGGCAAGGCGCTCGGCATGAAGGACGCCGAACTGGCTGAAAAGCTGAAGGCCGAGGTCGCCGAGATCAAGAGCTTCATCCAGGGCGGCGAGGCCGAGGAACGCCGGCTGGACGAGGCGCTGGAAGGCACGCTGGCGGTGATGCCCAACATTCCGCTGCCCGACGTGCCGGTCGGCAAGGACGAGCACGACAATGTCGAGGTGCGCAAGGTCGGCACCATCGCCACGCGGCCCAACTGGGTGAAGGAGCATTTCGAGATCGGCGAGGCGCTCGGCCTGATGGATTTCGAGCGCGCCGCCAAGCTGTCGGGTTCGCGCTTCACCATTCTGCAAGGCCAGTTGGCCAGGCTCGAGCGGGCGCTTGGCCAGTTCATGCTCGACCTGCACACGACCGAGCATGGCTACACCGAAGTGCAGCCGCCGCTTCTGGTGCGCGACGAGGTGCTGTTCGGCACCGGGCAGTTGCCGAAATTCGAGGAAGACCTGTTCTTCACGCCGCATGGCGAGAGCCGGCTCGGCCTCATCCCGACGGCGGAGGTGTCGCTGACCAATCTGGTGCGCGAGGAGATCGTCGCGCATGACAGGTTGCCGCTGCGGCTCACCGCGCTCACCCCGTGCTTCCGGTCGGAAGCGGGCTCGTCCGGCCGCGACACCCGCGGCATGCTGCGCCAGCACCAGTTCTACAAGGTCGAGCTGGTCTCCATCACCGACCAGGAAGGCTCGATCGCCGAACACGAGCGCATGACGCAATGCGCAGAGGAAGTGCTGAAGCGGCTCGGCCTGCCATACCGCACCGTGGCGTTGTGCACGGGCGACATGGGTTTTGGCGCCCGCAAGACTTACGACATCGAGGTCTGGCTGCCCGGCCAGAACGCCTATCGCGAAATCTCGTCCTGCTCGGTCTGCGGCGACTTCCAGGCGCGGCGCATGAACGCCCGCTACAAGGACCGCGAGGGCAAGGGCAATCTGTTCGTGCACACGCTGAACGGTTCGGGCGTGGCGGTCGGCCGCGCGCTGATCGGGGTCATGGAAAATTATCAGAACGAGGATGGCAGCGTAACGATTCCTGAAGCGCTGAAGCCTTACATGGGCGGCCTGGAAAGAATCGAATCGAAATAA
- the surE gene encoding 5'/3'-nucleotidase SurE, with the protein MRILLTNDDGIHAEGLASLERIARTLSDDVWVVAPETDQSGYAHSLSISEPLRLRKISEKHYAVRGTPTDCVIMGVRKILPGMPDLILSGVNSGANIADDVTYSGTVAGAMEGTLLGVRSIAVSQAYSYVGEDRVVPYETTEALAPALLKKLVAMPLPEGVLLNVNFPNCTPDEVAGTVVTSQGKLVHSLWVDERRDGRGLPYYWLRFGREPAEGKAGTDLHAMRNRLVSVTPLHLDLTAYEIRDQLTKALA; encoded by the coding sequence ATGCGCATTCTTCTGACCAATGACGACGGCATTCACGCCGAGGGCCTGGCCTCTCTGGAGCGCATCGCCCGCACGCTTTCCGACGATGTCTGGGTGGTGGCGCCGGAGACCGACCAGTCCGGCTACGCGCATTCGCTGTCGATCTCCGAACCTTTGCGCCTGCGCAAGATCAGCGAGAAGCACTATGCGGTGCGCGGCACGCCGACCGACTGTGTCATCATGGGCGTACGCAAGATCCTGCCCGGCATGCCGGACCTGATCCTGTCGGGCGTCAATTCGGGCGCCAACATCGCCGACGACGTCACCTATTCGGGCACCGTTGCCGGCGCCATGGAAGGCACGCTGCTCGGCGTGCGTTCCATTGCCGTCAGCCAGGCCTATTCTTATGTCGGCGAGGACCGCGTGGTGCCTTACGAGACCACCGAAGCGCTGGCGCCGGCGCTGCTGAAGAAGCTGGTGGCCATGCCGCTGCCGGAAGGCGTGCTGCTCAACGTCAATTTCCCGAACTGCACGCCGGACGAAGTTGCCGGCACCGTGGTGACCTCGCAGGGCAAACTGGTGCATTCGCTGTGGGTCGACGAGCGCCGCGACGGGCGCGGCCTGCCTTATTACTGGCTGCGTTTCGGCCGCGAGCCGGCGGAAGGCAAGGCCGGAACCGACCTGCACGCCATGCGCAACCGGCTGGTTTCGGTGACGCCGCTGCACCTCGACCTGACCGCCTACGAGATCCGCGACCAATTGACGAAGGCGCTTGCATGA
- a CDS encoding protein-L-isoaspartate(D-aspartate) O-methyltransferase translates to MIAGFDEREGFAAFLLRLRGKGAVPKPLIAAFEATPRPAFISGQFHSIAWTDRMLPIECGEAMEGADLQAAVITALNIEPGHRVLEIGTGSGFTAAVMARLAARVVTVDRYKTLIELAKQRFEALGITNAFARHADGSNGLVNEGPFDRIIVWAAFDALPRFLLDQLSSGGSVIAPIGPEEGEQVLAKLIKVGSRFEREDIGTVRFQPILPGVAAII, encoded by the coding sequence ATGATTGCTGGTTTCGACGAACGCGAGGGTTTCGCCGCCTTCCTGCTTCGCCTGCGTGGCAAGGGTGCCGTGCCGAAACCGCTGATCGCCGCCTTCGAGGCGACGCCGCGTCCCGCCTTCATCTCGGGCCAGTTCCACTCCATCGCCTGGACCGACCGTATGCTGCCGATCGAGTGCGGCGAGGCCATGGAGGGCGCCGACCTGCAGGCGGCCGTCATCACCGCGCTCAACATCGAACCCGGTCACCGGGTGCTGGAGATCGGCACCGGTTCGGGCTTCACCGCCGCCGTCATGGCAAGGCTCGCGGCGCGCGTTGTCACCGTCGACCGCTACAAGACGCTGATCGAACTCGCCAAGCAGCGGTTCGAGGCGCTTGGCATCACCAATGCGTTCGCCCGTCACGCCGACGGCTCCAACGGCCTCGTCAATGAGGGGCCGTTCGACCGGATCATCGTCTGGGCTGCTTTCGATGCCTTGCCGCGCTTCCTGCTCGACCAGTTGTCGAGCGGCGGTTCGGTGATCGCGCCGATCGGGCCGGAAGAGGGCGAGCAGGTGCTGGCCAAGCTGATCAAGGTCGGCAGCCGCTTCGAGCGCGAGGACATCGGCACCGTGCGTTTCCAGCCGATCCTGCCAGGCGTCGCCGCCATCATCTGA
- a CDS encoding peptidoglycan DD-metalloendopeptidase family protein, with product MQFKSLKANKRNLTRGCAMLLIIGAVSGCSSQVARFGGVDTMATASTDNQRSIIEKQPVSQPYPGDVQAPASNNTYSRASVSRSSLQPVSAQPLPPVANSVSAAATTAAAPVLAKGAAKVAKVDQTLTGGINQVQAPVNSAIASAQTAAEDVKGWSRAGGTQITAREGETVYNLSRRYGVPADVILKTNGLADANGLRSGQKLVIPTYVYTNKAPVSAPDNDPNVADAKSSRGTKYDVPANKIPLPANAPGDKVAVLPQQPKVKEGKGVAQVDSSAAASDPKTKPGKEAQVAAVQPKASAGGYVVQKGDTLSSVAKKMGVTTTALKQANGMQDGLLRIGQTLKAPAAGAATVAAAKPAAPAAAAPVDAVKTASIPPQEKPAATLATYTPPKKDQKVIQQAESDAAEAPDSTGIGKMRWPVRGRVITGFKAGQGGIDIAVPEGTPVKAAENGVVIYAGDGLKEFGNTVLVRHEDGLVTVYGHASSLEVQRGQKVKRGQEIARSGMSGTTDAPKLHFEVRKNSSPVDPQTFLE from the coding sequence ATGCAGTTCAAATCCTTGAAGGCAAACAAGCGCAATTTGACGCGTGGCTGCGCCATGTTGCTGATCATCGGCGCGGTGTCAGGGTGCAGTTCCCAGGTCGCCCGCTTCGGCGGTGTCGACACGATGGCGACGGCCTCGACCGACAACCAGCGCTCCATCATCGAAAAGCAGCCGGTTTCGCAGCCCTATCCGGGCGATGTCCAGGCTCCGGCTTCCAACAACACCTATTCGCGCGCTTCGGTCTCGCGTTCGAGCCTGCAGCCGGTTTCCGCCCAGCCATTGCCGCCCGTCGCCAATTCGGTTTCGGCCGCCGCCACGACGGCTGCGGCGCCGGTGCTGGCAAAGGGTGCCGCCAAGGTGGCCAAGGTCGATCAGACCCTCACCGGCGGCATCAACCAGGTGCAGGCGCCGGTCAATTCCGCAATCGCCAGCGCCCAGACTGCAGCCGAGGACGTGAAGGGCTGGTCACGTGCCGGTGGTACGCAGATCACCGCACGTGAAGGCGAGACGGTGTACAATCTGTCGCGTCGCTATGGTGTGCCGGCCGACGTCATCTTGAAGACCAATGGTCTGGCCGACGCCAACGGGCTGCGTAGCGGCCAGAAGCTGGTCATCCCGACCTATGTCTACACCAACAAGGCGCCGGTTTCGGCGCCCGACAACGATCCCAATGTCGCCGACGCCAAGTCGTCGCGAGGCACCAAATACGACGTGCCGGCCAACAAGATCCCGCTGCCGGCCAACGCACCGGGCGACAAGGTCGCCGTTTTGCCGCAGCAGCCGAAGGTCAAGGAAGGCAAGGGCGTCGCGCAGGTCGATTCTTCCGCCGCAGCCAGCGATCCGAAGACCAAACCCGGCAAGGAAGCACAGGTTGCAGCCGTGCAGCCGAAGGCAAGTGCCGGCGGTTATGTCGTCCAGAAGGGCGATACGCTGTCGTCGGTTGCCAAGAAGATGGGCGTCACCACAACCGCGCTGAAGCAGGCCAACGGCATGCAGGACGGGTTGCTGCGCATCGGCCAGACGCTGAAGGCGCCGGCTGCCGGAGCCGCGACCGTTGCGGCCGCCAAACCAGCCGCTCCGGCTGCGGCGGCACCGGTGGACGCGGTCAAGACGGCCTCGATCCCGCCGCAGGAAAAGCCTGCCGCGACGCTCGCCACCTATACGCCGCCGAAGAAGGACCAGAAGGTCATCCAGCAGGCCGAGAGCGATGCCGCCGAAGCGCCTGACTCAACCGGCATCGGCAAGATGCGCTGGCCGGTGCGCGGCCGCGTCATCACGGGCTTCAAGGCCGGGCAGGGCGGTATCGACATCGCCGTGCCGGAAGGCACGCCGGTCAAGGCCGCGGAGAACGGCGTCGTCATCTATGCCGGCGACGGTCTCAAGGAATTCGGCAACACCGTGCTGGTGCGCCACGAGGATGGACTGGTCACCGTCTACGGCCATGCTTCCTCGCTGGAAGTGCAGCGCGGCCAGAAGGTCAAGCGCGGCCAGGAGATCGCGCGCTCCGGTATGAGCGGCACCACCGACGCGCCGAAGTTGCATTTCGAGGTGCGCAAGAATTCGTCGCCGGTCGATCCGCAGACGTTCCTGGAGTAA
- a CDS encoding ATP-binding protein → MPQETIAALSEKLDRLIDAVSRLAPPQAPKTDLTAVDCFVWQADPGYLEPIARVNRVDIGLIRGVDRVRDILFDNTERFASGFAANNVLLWGARGMGKSSLVKAVHAAINAAGKPGGPLKLIEIHREDIDTLPKLMAMLKAAPYRFILFCDDLSFDHDDTSYKSLKAALEGGVEGRPGNVIFYATSNRRHLLPRDMIDNERSTAINPSEAVEEKVSLSDRFGLWLGFHKCSQDDYLDMVNGYANHFGLDIDTDTLRAEALEWATTRGSRSGRVAWQFTQDLAGRLGRPLAD, encoded by the coding sequence TTGCCCCAGGAAACCATCGCAGCACTGTCCGAGAAACTCGACCGCCTGATCGACGCCGTCAGCCGGCTGGCACCGCCGCAGGCACCAAAAACGGACCTCACCGCCGTCGATTGTTTTGTCTGGCAGGCCGATCCCGGTTATCTGGAGCCGATCGCCAGGGTGAACAGGGTCGATATCGGCTTGATCCGCGGCGTCGACCGCGTGCGCGACATCCTGTTCGACAACACTGAACGTTTCGCCTCCGGCTTTGCGGCCAACAACGTGCTTCTGTGGGGCGCGCGCGGCATGGGCAAGTCGTCGCTGGTCAAGGCCGTGCATGCCGCGATCAATGCCGCCGGCAAGCCGGGCGGTCCGCTCAAGCTGATCGAGATCCATCGCGAGGACATCGACACGCTGCCGAAGCTGATGGCGATGCTCAAGGCTGCCCCCTACCGCTTCATCCTGTTCTGCGACGACCTCTCCTTCGATCATGACGACACGTCCTACAAGTCGCTGAAGGCAGCGCTGGAGGGCGGCGTCGAAGGACGTCCAGGCAACGTCATCTTCTACGCCACGTCCAACCGGCGGCATCTGCTGCCGCGCGACATGATCGACAATGAACGCTCCACCGCGATCAACCCGTCAGAGGCGGTCGAGGAAAAAGTGTCATTGTCGGACCGCTTCGGCCTGTGGCTCGGTTTCCACAAATGCTCGCAGGACGACTATCTCGACATGGTCAACGGCTATGCCAACCACTTCGGCCTCGACATCGACACCGACACGCTGCGCGCCGAGGCACTGGAATGGGCGACCACGCGCGGCAGCCGCTCTGGCCGCGTGGCGTGGCAATTCACGCAGGACCTTGCCGGCCGCCTCGGCAGGCCGCTGGCCGACTGA
- the yajC gene encoding preprotein translocase subunit YajC, whose protein sequence is MFVTPAYAQGVGATPDVFISILPFVLIFVIMYFLIIRPQRTQMKKRGEMLAAIRRGDTVVTGGGFVGKVTKVVDDNELEVDLGNGLKVTAVRSTIADVRVKGEPVANQNAKN, encoded by the coding sequence ATGTTCGTAACACCGGCATACGCCCAGGGCGTTGGCGCCACGCCCGATGTTTTCATCAGCATTTTGCCGTTTGTCCTCATTTTCGTGATCATGTATTTTCTGATCATCCGTCCGCAGCGCACGCAGATGAAGAAGCGCGGCGAGATGCTGGCCGCGATCCGTCGCGGCGATACGGTCGTCACCGGCGGCGGCTTCGTCGGCAAGGTCACCAAGGTGGTCGACGACAATGAACTCGAGGTCGACCTCGGCAATGGCCTCAAGGTGACAGCTGTGCGCAGCACCATCGCCGACGTGCGGGTCAAGGGCGAGCCGGTCGCCAACCAGAACGCCAAGAACTGA
- the secDF gene encoding protein translocase subunit SecDF — MLYFSRWKAILIWLAVAATFILAAPNLIPADTLAKLPSWVPKKQMTLGLDLQGGSHILLKIDQNDLIKDRLEATRDEIRTLLRDAKVGYTGLSGTGRMVQVRVRDTAQVDAAKEALKALIAPVTSGLFTGGSITEWAMDEPEPGLLRFTMTDAGIKYRSTTALAQSIEVVDRRVNELGTTEPIVQRQGDDRILVQVPGLQDPQRLKEILGQTAKLTFQMVDQSMPVQEALNGRPPAGSSVLYSKDDPPVPYLIENRVIVSGENLVDAQATFNSQNNEPVVSFRFDSKGATRFGQATQQNVGKLFAIILDNQVISAPQIREPILGGTGQISGNFTAQSANDLAVLLRAGALPATLTVIEERTVGPGLGQDSIQAGKIAGIIGSILVVAFMFVAYGFLGFLANIALAVHVAMIVALLSLLGATLTLPGIAGIVLTIGMAVDSNVLIYERIREERRNGRSVIQAIDTGFSKALATIVDSNVTSLIATVVLFYLGTGPVKGFAVTFAIGILTTVFTAFTFTRLLVSMWLRRAKPKEIPRAPVTFVPPGTKIPFMGIRRWTFALSSALSILSVVLFMTVNINYGVDFKGGSLIEVQSKSGPANIADIRGKLSQLNIGEVQVQQFGNDNDVLIRVAAQSEGDNAEQSVIDKVRGELQDSYDFRRVEVVGPTVSSELAKQGTIGMLVALVGILIYVWFRFEWQFAVGAIVATVHDIVMTIGFFCLTGIEFNQSSIAAILTIIGYSLNDTIVVYDRVREDLRKYKKMPMPQLLNNAINETLSRTTLTSVTTILALLALVLFGGEVIRSFTLAMLFGVVFGTYSSIFIAAPLLILFKLRSSDAAEGEKPVNGKAVAT; from the coding sequence ATGCTCTATTTTTCGCGCTGGAAGGCAATCCTGATCTGGCTGGCCGTTGCCGCTACGTTCATCCTTGCCGCCCCTAATCTCATTCCGGCGGATACCTTGGCCAAGTTGCCGAGTTGGGTGCCGAAAAAGCAGATGACGCTCGGCCTCGACTTGCAGGGCGGTTCTCACATCCTTCTCAAAATCGACCAGAACGACCTGATCAAGGATCGTCTGGAAGCCACGCGCGATGAGATCAGAACGCTGCTGCGCGATGCCAAGGTCGGCTACACCGGCCTGTCCGGCACCGGGCGCATGGTGCAGGTGCGCGTTCGCGACACCGCCCAGGTGGATGCGGCCAAGGAAGCGCTGAAAGCCCTGATCGCGCCGGTTACCTCCGGCCTGTTCACCGGCGGTTCCATCACCGAATGGGCCATGGACGAGCCGGAGCCTGGGCTCCTGCGCTTCACCATGACGGACGCGGGCATCAAGTACCGCTCGACGACGGCGCTGGCGCAGTCGATCGAGGTGGTCGACCGCCGCGTCAACGAACTCGGCACCACCGAACCGATCGTGCAGCGTCAGGGCGATGACCGCATCCTGGTGCAGGTGCCGGGCCTGCAGGACCCGCAGCGCCTCAAGGAAATTCTCGGCCAGACCGCCAAGCTGACCTTCCAGATGGTGGATCAGTCGATGCCGGTGCAGGAAGCCCTCAACGGCCGTCCGCCGGCAGGGTCGAGCGTGCTCTATTCGAAGGACGATCCGCCGGTTCCCTATCTGATCGAGAACCGTGTCATCGTTTCGGGTGAAAATCTCGTCGATGCGCAGGCGACGTTCAATTCGCAGAACAACGAGCCAGTCGTCTCGTTCCGCTTCGATTCCAAGGGTGCCACGCGCTTCGGCCAGGCTACCCAGCAGAATGTCGGCAAGCTGTTCGCCATCATCCTCGACAACCAGGTGATCTCGGCGCCGCAGATCCGCGAGCCGATCCTCGGCGGCACCGGCCAGATTTCCGGCAACTTCACCGCCCAGAGCGCCAACGACCTCGCGGTGCTGCTGCGCGCCGGCGCGCTGCCGGCCACGCTGACGGTGATCGAAGAACGTACCGTCGGTCCGGGCCTCGGTCAGGATTCGATCCAGGCCGGCAAGATCGCCGGTATCATCGGCTCGATCCTTGTCGTTGCCTTCATGTTCGTGGCTTACGGCTTCCTCGGCTTCCTCGCCAACATCGCGCTGGCCGTGCATGTGGCGATGATCGTCGCGCTGCTGTCGCTGCTGGGTGCCACGCTGACGCTACCCGGTATCGCCGGTATCGTTTTGACCATCGGCATGGCGGTCGATTCCAACGTGCTGATCTACGAGCGTATTCGCGAGGAGCGACGCAACGGACGCTCGGTCATCCAGGCGATAGACACCGGCTTCTCGAAGGCGCTGGCGACGATTGTCGATTCCAATGTCACCTCCCTTATCGCCACCGTCGTGCTGTTCTATCTCGGCACCGGCCCGGTGAAGGGCTTCGCGGTGACGTTCGCCATCGGCATCCTGACCACCGTCTTCACCGCCTTCACCTTCACGCGTCTGCTGGTCTCCATGTGGCTGCGCCGCGCCAAGCCGAAGGAAATCCCGCGCGCGCCGGTGACCTTCGTGCCACCGGGCACCAAGATCCCGTTCATGGGCATCCGCCGCTGGACCTTCGCGCTGTCGTCCGCGCTGTCGATCCTGTCGGTCGTGCTGTTCATGACCGTCAACATCAACTACGGCGTCGACTTCAAGGGCGGTTCGCTGATCGAGGTCCAGTCGAAGAGCGGACCGGCCAACATCGCCGATATTCGCGGCAAGCTTTCGCAGCTCAACATCGGCGAAGTGCAGGTGCAGCAGTTCGGCAACGACAATGACGTGCTGATCCGCGTTGCGGCCCAGTCCGAAGGCGACAATGCCGAGCAGAGCGTCATCGACAAGGTGCGCGGCGAACTGCAGGACAGCTACGACTTCCGCCGCGTCGAAGTGGTCGGCCCGACCGTGTCGAGCGAACTGGCCAAGCAAGGCACGATCGGCATGCTGGTCGCGCTGGTTGGCATCCTGATCTATGTCTGGTTCCGGTTCGAATGGCAGTTCGCTGTCGGCGCCATCGTCGCCACCGTGCACGATATCGTCATGACGATCGGGTTCTTCTGTCTGACAGGCATAGAATTCAACCAATCGTCCATTGCCGCCATCCTGACGATCATCGGCTACTCGCTGAACGATACGATCGTCGTCTATGACCGCGTTCGCGAAGACTTACGAAAATACAAGAAGATGCCGATGCCGCAGCTTCTGAACAACGCCATCAACGAGACGTTGTCCAGAACGACCCTGACATCGGTGACCACCATTCTGGCCTTGCTGGCGCTGGTGTTGTTCGGCGGCGAGGTGATTCGTTCCTTCACGCTGGCGATGCTGTTCGGCGTGGTGTTCGGCACCTATTCGTCGATCTTCATCGCGGCTCCGCTGCTGATCCTGTTCAAGCTGCGTTCGTCGGACGCGGCTGAAGGGGAGAAGCCGGTGAACGGCAAGGCCGTCGCGACCTGA
- a CDS encoding Mth938-like domain-containing protein, translating into MFGKGIIIREAHFPGRAAIEAYGNGGFRFADMSHRGSLLCLPSGIHGWQPADATALSVADFDKVLAEAGKIEILLVGMGKELRPLPAALRAALKQAGISADPMSTGAAVRTYNVLLAEDRAVAAALVAVD; encoded by the coding sequence TTGTTCGGCAAGGGCATCATCATCCGCGAGGCGCATTTTCCGGGCCGCGCGGCGATCGAGGCTTACGGCAATGGCGGCTTCCGCTTCGCCGACATGTCGCATCGCGGCTCGCTGCTTTGCCTGCCCTCGGGCATCCATGGCTGGCAGCCGGCCGATGCGACTGCCTTGAGCGTGGCGGATTTCGACAAGGTTCTGGCCGAGGCCGGCAAGATCGAGATCCTGCTGGTCGGCATGGGCAAGGAGTTGCGGCCCTTGCCGGCGGCGTTGCGCGCCGCCTTGAAGCAGGCGGGTATCTCGGCCGATCCGATGTCGACGGGCGCTGCGGTGCGCACCTACAATGTGCTGCTCGCCGAAGACCGCGCCGTGGCCGCCGCGCTTGTCGCAGTCGACTGA
- a CDS encoding phytoene/squalene synthase family protein, translating to MTDPAKTVIDMVRGADHDRYLSALYAPAEKRDALLALYAFNAEIAGVRDRIREALPGEVRLQWWRDIIASDAADAGAGHPLAEVLVAAIRRHDLPRQAFDNYLEARVFDLYDDPMPSRTDLEGYCGETASALIQLAALVLDKAEAPRFAELAGHAGCAQAITGLLLLLPLHRARGQCYVPVDILVAVGTSPQEFLSGDGGPGAQRAVAAMIALAQEHLVAFERGAASLPISLRPAFLPLVLTKAYLAAMSGKASPLAGTARLSALRRHWLLLRKAGRGWG from the coding sequence GTGACTGATCCCGCCAAGACCGTGATCGACATGGTGCGCGGTGCCGACCATGACCGTTATCTGTCGGCGCTCTATGCACCGGCCGAAAAGCGCGACGCACTTCTGGCCCTTTATGCCTTTAATGCCGAGATTGCCGGCGTGCGCGACCGCATTCGCGAGGCATTGCCGGGCGAAGTGCGGCTGCAATGGTGGCGCGACATCATCGCCTCCGACGCGGCCGATGCCGGCGCCGGTCATCCCTTGGCCGAAGTACTGGTTGCCGCGATCAGACGGCACGACCTGCCCAGGCAAGCATTCGACAATTATCTGGAAGCGCGCGTCTTCGACCTCTACGACGACCCGATGCCATCGCGCACCGATCTCGAAGGTTATTGCGGCGAGACGGCGTCGGCGCTGATCCAGCTTGCGGCGCTGGTGCTCGACAAGGCCGAAGCGCCTCGCTTCGCGGAACTCGCCGGCCATGCCGGCTGCGCGCAAGCCATCACCGGCTTGCTGCTTCTTCTGCCGCTGCACCGAGCGCGGGGGCAGTGCTATGTGCCGGTCGATATCCTGGTGGCGGTCGGCACATCACCGCAGGAGTTCCTGAGCGGCGATGGCGGACCGGGCGCCCAACGCGCGGTCGCTGCGATGATTGCACTGGCACAGGAGCACCTTGTTGCCTTCGAGCGTGGAGCGGCCTCTCTGCCGATATCGCTGCGCCCGGCATTTTTGCCGCTGGTGCTGACGAAAGCCTATCTGGCCGCGATGAGCGGCAAGGCGTCGCCGCTTGCTGGAACGGCACGGCTTTCGGCTTTGCGCCGGCATTGGCTGCTACTGCGGAAAGCCGGGCGCGGCTGGGGTTGA
- a CDS encoding sterol desaturase family protein encodes METYQFPDVTKLAIPFFVIAILIELWLVRTGRTKGAFETRDTLTSLMMGTGNVAAGILLGIVSYSALLWVWQFRFLDLGVSVWTCIAAFLIDDLRYYMYHRIAHRCRWVWAEHVNHHSSQHYNLSTALRQSWTGLFTGMFVLQVPMVLLGFHPALIAFVYGFNLVYQFWIHTETIGRMWGWFEFIFNTPSHHRVHHATNPRYLDANYAGTLIIWDRMFGTFVEELEEDLPRYGIVKNIGTFNPLKVAFHEWIGMFKDAFSPGLTLGQRLRYLFMPPGWSHDGSRDTSETLKAAYVRRNPTEAGRPGLPDSKIEPAE; translated from the coding sequence ATGGAGACTTATCAGTTTCCCGATGTCACGAAACTCGCCATTCCGTTTTTCGTCATCGCCATCCTGATCGAACTATGGCTGGTGCGCACCGGCCGCACCAAGGGGGCGTTCGAGACACGCGATACGCTGACCAGCCTGATGATGGGCACCGGTAACGTCGCCGCCGGCATTCTGCTCGGCATCGTCTCCTACTCGGCGCTGTTGTGGGTTTGGCAGTTCCGCTTCCTTGACCTCGGGGTGTCGGTATGGACCTGTATCGCGGCCTTCCTGATCGATGACCTGCGCTATTACATGTACCATCGCATCGCCCATCGCTGCCGCTGGGTGTGGGCGGAGCACGTCAACCACCATTCCAGCCAGCACTACAATCTCTCGACGGCGCTCCGGCAAAGCTGGACCGGCCTGTTCACCGGCATGTTCGTGCTGCAGGTGCCGATGGTGCTGCTCGGCTTCCATCCGGCGCTGATCGCCTTCGTCTACGGCTTCAACCTCGTTTATCAGTTCTGGATCCACACCGAGACGATCGGCAGGATGTGGGGCTGGTTCGAATTCATCTTCAACACGCCCTCGCATCACCGCGTCCACCACGCCACCAATCCACGCTATCTCGATGCCAACTATGCTGGAACGCTGATCATCTGGGATCGCATGTTCGGTACCTTTGTCGAGGAGCTGGAAGAGGATCTGCCGCGCTACGGCATCGTCAAGAACATCGGCACCTTCAACCCGCTCAAGGTGGCATTCCATGAATGGATCGGCATGTTCAAGGACGCCTTCTCACCGGGCCTGACGCTTGGCCAGCGCCTCCGGTATCTGTTCATGCCGCCAGGCTGGAGCCATGACGGTTCGCGCGACACGTCCGAAACGCTGAAGGCCGCCTATGTGCGGCGCAATCCGACCGAGGCCGGCAGGCCGGGGCTGCCTGACAGCAAGATCGAACCGGCCGAATAA